Proteins from a single region of Megachile rotundata isolate GNS110a chromosome 7, iyMegRotu1, whole genome shotgun sequence:
- the PheRS-m gene encoding phenylalanyl-tRNA synthetase, mitochondrial gives MYTNIGRCSARIIFSRTFSVATQVEASNDITILNQKYPIDKWTNITPSIVAKLGKNLHITPYHPLSHIRQRIINYFYMQFHNRIGNPVFSVYDNISPIVTVAQNFDSLLVPKDHPSRSKTDCYYINQDTLLRAHTTAHQTELISMGLNNFIVIGDVYRRDEIDSTHYPIFHQADAVRLCTVDEVFQNVSSPDGLKLFEHRGIETHEKQGCHTLESVKIMEHELKTTLTGLAQAIFGPDATCRWVEQYFPFTHPSWELEVYYKDQWLEILGCGIMRQEILKNIGVTERIGWAFGLGLERIAQRLYDIPDIRLFWSTDSGFLNQFKVEDPNATIKYQPVSIYPQCKNDISFWLPQDQTYSSKDFYDLVRNIGGDRIEQVILKDEFVHPKTKRTSHCYTIIYRHMERTLSKREVNTIHSNIERLATEKLHIEVR, from the exons ATGTATACTAATATTGGACGATGTAGCGCAAGGATAATTTTTAGTAGAACATTTTCTGTAGCTACTCAAGTTGAAGCAAGTAATGACATAACTATACTTAATCAAAAATATCCAATTGATAAATGGACGAATATTACACCAAGTATTGTagcaaaattaggaaaaaatttACACATTACTCCATACCATCCTTTGTCTCATATTCGTCAACGGATAATTAACTATTTTTACATGCAATTTCATAACCGCATTGGAAATCCAGTGTTTAGTGTCTATGACAATATTTCTCCTATAGTTACAGTAGCTCAAAATTTTGATTCTCTTCTTGTACCAAAAGATCACCCAAGCAGGAGCAAAACAGACTGTTATTACATAAACCAAGATACCTTGTTAAGAGCACATACAACTGCTCATCAAACAGAATTAATTTCAATGGGATTGAATAACTTTATTGTAATAGGAGATGTTTATCGTAGAGATGAAATAGATTCCACACATTACCCAATTTTTCATCAAGCAGATGCTGTCAGATTATGCACAGTAGATGAAGTGTTTCAGAATGTGAGTAGTCCTGAcggattaaaattatttgaacataGAGGAATAGAAACTCATGAGAAACAAGGTTGTCATACTTTAGAATCAGTAAAGATAATGGAACATGAGCTGAAAACTACCTTAACAGGTTTAGCACAAGCAATTTTTGGACCAG ATGCAACGTGCAGATGGGTTGAACAATATTTTCCTTTCACTCATCCATCATGGGAACTAGAAGTTTATTACAAAGATCAGTGGCTTGAAATATTAGGATGTGGTATTATGCGtcaggaaattttaaaaaatataggagTAACAGAACGCATTGGATGGGCATTTGGATTAGGTTTAGAAAGAATAGCACAGCGGTTATATGATATCCCTGATATTAGATTATTTTGGAGTACAGACAGTGGTTTTTTGAACCAGTTTAAAGTTGAAGATCCTAATGCAACAATAAAATACCAG CCAGTGAGCATTTATCCTCAATGCAAAAATGATATAAGCTTTTGGTTGCCTCAAGACCAAACTTATTCATCAAAAGATTTTTATGACTTGGTAAGGAATATTGGTGGTGATAGGATAgaacaagttatattgaaagATGAATTTGTCCATCCAAAAACTAAAAGAACATCACACtgttatacaataatatatagACATATGGAACGTACATTATCAAAAAGGGAAGTAAACACTATTCATTCTAATATAGAAAGGCTTGCTACTGAAAAATTGCATATTGAAGTCAGATAA
- the bcn92 gene encoding LYR motif-containing protein bcn92 has translation MATKRSCVLRLYRDLIRESKKWNSYNYRMYALRKIRHEFHENKTLKDKDMIDECYNKGHEALEIIKRQALIGNLYCTRPLVIETMKDQDLSPCSEK, from the exons ATGGCTACTAAGCGAAGCTGTGTACTGCGTCTTTATCGAGATTTAATTCGAGAAAGCAAAAAATGGAATTCTTACAATTACCG GATGTACGCTTTGCGCAAAATTCGACATGAATTCCATGAAAACAAGACTTTGAAGGATAAGGACATGATTGATGAGTGTTACAACAAGGGACATGAAGcacttgaaattattaaaagacaAGCACTTATTGGAAACCTCTATTGTACTAGACCATTAGTTATTGAAACAATGAAGGATCAAGATTTATCACCCTGtagtgaaaaataa
- the Syx16 gene encoding syntaxin 16: MAMRNLTEPFILMRNNALQSKHIYAEQNLSDRMALVGSDSGTSDNVELKNVNLETNAPPVWTDALEETQYILSRLRIKIESLVELQSKQLTRPTLDDTSQEERQMEQLTREIGRAFSNGYHQVQTIKTEARHASNPTERRLAISAVMALSTALQELGLRYRSAQNYYLTQVKSREERSNQFFTEDQSIFLNNASTDTWLMESNEISTDSWHENEQRQNSVLLQLEDSEDRTKLALEREEQIGNIVQSIADLRHIFKDLATMVQDQGTILDRIDYNIEQTQIQVQEGYKQLKKADSYQRANKKLYCIVILAGAIILVSFFFVIFKT; the protein is encoded by the exons ATGGCTATGCGAAATTTGACGGAACCTTTTATTTTAATGCGAAATAATGCTTTACAAAGCAAACATATATATGCCGAACAA AACCTCTCTGATCGAATGGCACTAGTAGGTTCAGATTCTGGTACTTCTGATAATGTTGAacttaaaaatgttaatttggAAACTAATGCACCACCTGTTTGGACGGATGCCTTGGAAGAGacacaatatattttaagtaGATTACGCATAAAAATAGAAAGCTTGGTAGAGTTACAATCTAAACAACTAACTAGACCAACACTAGATGATACGTCACAG GAGGAAAGACAAATGGAACAGTTGACACGGGAGATAGGACGTGCATTTTCTAATGGTTATCATCAAGTCCAAACTATAAAAACAGAAGCAAGGCATGCTTCTAATCCCACGGAGCGTCGGCTAGCAATAAGCGCGGTGATGGCTCTTTCGACTGCATTGCAAGAGTTGGGACTTAGATACAGATCAGCTCAGAATTACTACTTGACAC AGGTAAAATCAAGGGAAGAGAGGAGCAATCAATTTTTTACAGAAGATCAatcaatatttttgaacaatGCTTCAACAGATACATGGTTAATGGAGTCAAATGAAATAAGCACAGATTCATGGCATGAAAATGAACAAAGACAAAATTCTGTACTTCTACAGTTAGAAGATTCAGAAGATAGAACGAAATTAGCCTTGGAAAGAGAAGAACAAATTGGCAACATAGTTCAGAGCATAGCAGACCTCAGACATATATTCAAA GATTTAGCGACTATGGTGCAGGATCAAGGCACTATTTTGGATAGAATTGATTACAATATTGAACAGACACAAATACAAGTACAGGAAGgctataaacaattaaaaaaggCAGATTCTTATCAAAGagctaataaaaaattatattgtatagTCATACTTGCGGGAGCTATTATTCTAGTTAGTTTCTTTTTCGTCATATTCAAAACATGA